From one Lycium barbarum isolate Lr01 chromosome 6, ASM1917538v2, whole genome shotgun sequence genomic stretch:
- the LOC132645027 gene encoding AP-5 complex subunit mu isoform X1, with amino-acid sequence MPNSCSIRALWILTNQDTLVFSRRFPVVEKRWRAACERDKSDDLKYKALPSIPTDSEIAAAFIDRKKREGSARGFGIRINQSVEGSDSWVDDPITRHIISLCIKNEEEEKNRILWPLVLHIKGHYCILVLPLVEPDHLKTYTKMCKRSDSGNAVGADESLSPILLNLPSITGAFMVGHMVGDIITGDVTEPEIVISAAPSVGGLLDSLTGSIGISARAKPVAASVAGSTASGAATSGAMASDAPKIGLRSLDRDAIRSFISSAMPFGTPLDLNYTNISAVKINGFSSGDIPPADQKQPAWKPYLYRGKQRILFTIHETVHAAMYDRDEIPDSIKISGQINCRAELEGLPDVMFPLIGLDTARVELLSFHPCAQVPEHGNEKQALMFSPPLGNFVLTRYQAFCGMGPPIKGFYQLSMVSENEGAFLFKLRLMEGYRAPLSMDFCTVTMPFPRRRVLSFDGTPSIGTISVAEHLVEWKIITTGRGVSGKSVEATFPGTVKFAPWQPQRLPSSVLGNMEDEESDTETESTNNMANVEDLLMEKMNKDLQAVDLEEPFCWQAYDYAKVSFKIMGGSLSGMSIDPRSVSIFPAVKAPVEFSTQVTSGDYILWNTLGKCPVAATPKA; translated from the exons ATGCCTAATTCGTGTAGTATCAGAGCTCTCTGGATCCTCACAAATCAAGACACCCTTGTTTTTTCCCG GAGATTTCCGGTGGTGGAGAAGCGGTGGCGAGCGGCGTGTGAGAGAGATAAGAGTGATGATTTGAAATACAAAGCGTTGCCTTCTATTCCTACTGATTCAGAGATTGCTGCTGCTTTCATTGACCGCAAGAAAAG GGAGGGATCTGCTCGTGGATTTGGCATTAGGATAAACCAGTCAGTTGAAGGTTCAGATTCCTGGGTTGATGATCCGATCACGCGTCACATAATAAGTTTGTGCATTAAAaatgaagaggaggaaaagaaTCGTATTTTGTGGCCACTTGTTTTGCACATAAAGGGACACTACTGTATTCTTGTACTGCCTTTAGTGGAACCTGATCATCTAAAAACATATACAAAGATGTGTAAAAGATCCGACTCTGGAAATGCTGTTGGAGCCGATGAAAGTTTGTCCCCCATCCTGCTTAATCTTCCATCAATCACAGG GGCATTTATGGTGGGTCACATGGTAGGAGACATCATAACAGGTGATGTGACAGAACCTGAAATAGTCATAAGTGCAGCTCCATCAGTGGGTGGGTTGTTGGATTCTCTCACCGGAAGTATTGGTATTTCAGCAAGAGCAAAACCTGTAGCTGCTTCAGTTGCAGGTTCAACAGCTTCTGGAGCTGCAACGAGTGGAGCAATGGCATCTGATGCTCCAAAGATTGGTTTGAGGTCCCTAGATAGAGATGCGATTCGCTCTTTCATAAGCAGTGCAATGCCTTTTG GCACCCCTCTGGATCTCAACTACACCAACATTTCAGCAGTTAAGATAAATGGATTTTCTTCAGGAGATATCCCTCCTGCAGATCAGAAGCAGCCAGCATGGAAACCTTATCTTTATAGAGGGAAGCAGAGAATTCTGTTTACAATTCACGAGACAGTCCATGCTGCCATGTATGATCGCGATGAAATTCCAGATAGCATAAAAATTTCAGGTCAAATTAACTGTCGAGCGGAATTAGAAGGGTTGCCCGATGTGATGTTCCCACTAATAGGTTTGGACACTGCTCGTGTTGAGCTGTTATCCTTCCACCCCTGTGCTCAAGTTCCAGAGCATGGTAATGAGAAGCAAGCACTTATGTTCTCACCACCACTAGGAAATTTTGTATTGACGCGTTATCAGGCATTTTGTGGTATGGGACCTCCAATTAAGGGTTTTTATCAGCTTTCCatggtttcagaaaatgaagGTGCATTTTTGTTTAAGTTACGCCTCATGGAAGGTTATAGAGCTCCTCTGTCAATGGATTTCTGCACTGTGACTATGCCTTTCCCAAGGAGAAGGGTACTTTCTTTTGATGGAACACCTTCTATTGGAACAATTTCAGTTGCTGAGCACTTGGTTGAATGGAAAATTATAACGACAGGTCGAGGAGTTTCAGGAAAGAGTGTTGAGGCAACATTTCCAGGAACAGTTAAGTTTGCTCCATGGCAACCTCAAAGATTGCCTTCCTCAGTACTTGGGAATATGGAAGATGAAGAGAGTGATACCGAAACAGAGTCAACGAACAACATGGCGAATGTGGAAGATCTTTTAATGGAAAAAATGAATAAGGATCTTCAAGCAGTTGATTTGGAGGAGCCATTTTGCTGGCAAGCATATGATTATGCTAAA GTATCTTTCAAGATAATGGGAGGATCATTGTCAGGAATGTCTATTGATCCGAGATCA
- the LOC132645027 gene encoding AP-5 complex subunit mu isoform X2 encodes MTIDEVVMKSESEMACNCELSVFIMEGSARGFGIRINQSVEGSDSWVDDPITRHIISLCIKNEEEEKNRILWPLVLHIKGHYCILVLPLVEPDHLKTYTKMCKRSDSGNAVGADESLSPILLNLPSITGAFMVGHMVGDIITGDVTEPEIVISAAPSVGGLLDSLTGSIGISARAKPVAASVAGSTASGAATSGAMASDAPKIGLRSLDRDAIRSFISSAMPFGTPLDLNYTNISAVKINGFSSGDIPPADQKQPAWKPYLYRGKQRILFTIHETVHAAMYDRDEIPDSIKISGQINCRAELEGLPDVMFPLIGLDTARVELLSFHPCAQVPEHGNEKQALMFSPPLGNFVLTRYQAFCGMGPPIKGFYQLSMVSENEGAFLFKLRLMEGYRAPLSMDFCTVTMPFPRRRVLSFDGTPSIGTISVAEHLVEWKIITTGRGVSGKSVEATFPGTVKFAPWQPQRLPSSVLGNMEDEESDTETESTNNMANVEDLLMEKMNKDLQAVDLEEPFCWQAYDYAKVSFKIMGGSLSGMSIDPRSVSIFPAVKAPVEFSTQVTSGDYILWNTLGKCPVAATPKA; translated from the exons ATGACTATCGATGAAGTTGTCATGAAGAGTGAAAGTGAAATGGCCTGCAACTGTGAACTATCTGTCTTTATTAT GGAGGGATCTGCTCGTGGATTTGGCATTAGGATAAACCAGTCAGTTGAAGGTTCAGATTCCTGGGTTGATGATCCGATCACGCGTCACATAATAAGTTTGTGCATTAAAaatgaagaggaggaaaagaaTCGTATTTTGTGGCCACTTGTTTTGCACATAAAGGGACACTACTGTATTCTTGTACTGCCTTTAGTGGAACCTGATCATCTAAAAACATATACAAAGATGTGTAAAAGATCCGACTCTGGAAATGCTGTTGGAGCCGATGAAAGTTTGTCCCCCATCCTGCTTAATCTTCCATCAATCACAGG GGCATTTATGGTGGGTCACATGGTAGGAGACATCATAACAGGTGATGTGACAGAACCTGAAATAGTCATAAGTGCAGCTCCATCAGTGGGTGGGTTGTTGGATTCTCTCACCGGAAGTATTGGTATTTCAGCAAGAGCAAAACCTGTAGCTGCTTCAGTTGCAGGTTCAACAGCTTCTGGAGCTGCAACGAGTGGAGCAATGGCATCTGATGCTCCAAAGATTGGTTTGAGGTCCCTAGATAGAGATGCGATTCGCTCTTTCATAAGCAGTGCAATGCCTTTTG GCACCCCTCTGGATCTCAACTACACCAACATTTCAGCAGTTAAGATAAATGGATTTTCTTCAGGAGATATCCCTCCTGCAGATCAGAAGCAGCCAGCATGGAAACCTTATCTTTATAGAGGGAAGCAGAGAATTCTGTTTACAATTCACGAGACAGTCCATGCTGCCATGTATGATCGCGATGAAATTCCAGATAGCATAAAAATTTCAGGTCAAATTAACTGTCGAGCGGAATTAGAAGGGTTGCCCGATGTGATGTTCCCACTAATAGGTTTGGACACTGCTCGTGTTGAGCTGTTATCCTTCCACCCCTGTGCTCAAGTTCCAGAGCATGGTAATGAGAAGCAAGCACTTATGTTCTCACCACCACTAGGAAATTTTGTATTGACGCGTTATCAGGCATTTTGTGGTATGGGACCTCCAATTAAGGGTTTTTATCAGCTTTCCatggtttcagaaaatgaagGTGCATTTTTGTTTAAGTTACGCCTCATGGAAGGTTATAGAGCTCCTCTGTCAATGGATTTCTGCACTGTGACTATGCCTTTCCCAAGGAGAAGGGTACTTTCTTTTGATGGAACACCTTCTATTGGAACAATTTCAGTTGCTGAGCACTTGGTTGAATGGAAAATTATAACGACAGGTCGAGGAGTTTCAGGAAAGAGTGTTGAGGCAACATTTCCAGGAACAGTTAAGTTTGCTCCATGGCAACCTCAAAGATTGCCTTCCTCAGTACTTGGGAATATGGAAGATGAAGAGAGTGATACCGAAACAGAGTCAACGAACAACATGGCGAATGTGGAAGATCTTTTAATGGAAAAAATGAATAAGGATCTTCAAGCAGTTGATTTGGAGGAGCCATTTTGCTGGCAAGCATATGATTATGCTAAA GTATCTTTCAAGATAATGGGAGGATCATTGTCAGGAATGTCTATTGATCCGAGATCA